Proteins co-encoded in one Acidovorax sp. 69 genomic window:
- a CDS encoding flagellar biosynthetic protein FliO, whose amino-acid sequence MTQTLVVVVLFVGAMAALPWLVRRLQQRHAASGVTAGTALRVVSAVAVGPQQRVVTVEVGPEHARAWLVLGVTAQQVSCLHVLPVSPQGSVGPVVSGVPSFAREMAVAGKSGESSHD is encoded by the coding sequence ATGACCCAAACTTTGGTCGTGGTGGTGCTTTTCGTTGGCGCCATGGCTGCGTTGCCTTGGTTGGTGCGGCGATTGCAGCAGCGCCATGCTGCCAGTGGAGTGACCGCAGGTACAGCTTTACGTGTCGTATCTGCTGTTGCGGTGGGGCCCCAGCAGCGCGTGGTGACGGTCGAGGTGGGCCCTGAGCATGCACGCGCTTGGCTGGTGCTTGGGGTGACAGCGCAACAAGTGAGTTGCCTGCACGTGTTGCCGGTGTCGCCGCAGGGCTCGGTTGGTCCGGTTGTATCTGGGGTGCCCTCATTTGCCAGAGAGATGGCCGTGGCGGGTAAGTCCGGAGAGTCTTCCCATGACTGA